One stretch of Castor canadensis chromosome 14, mCasCan1.hap1v2, whole genome shotgun sequence DNA includes these proteins:
- the Rln3 gene encoding relaxin-3 yields the protein MAKCTLWLLLALWFLAGELWPAAEARTVPYGVKLCGREFIRAVIFTCGSSRWRRRDILTQEAMGEAFPDTDADADSLAEEMDETVGSSEWLSLTKPPQAFYGGHHSWPETPGALRSRREVLSGLSSTCCKWGCTKSEISSLC from the exons ATGGCCAAGTGCACACTGTGGCTGCTGCTGGCTCTCTGGTTCCTGGCCGGGGAGCTATGGCCGGCGGCCGAGGCCCGGACGGTGCCCTATGGGGTGAAGCTGTGTGGCCGAGAATTCATCCGAGCTGTCATCTTTACCTGCGGGAGCTCCCGGTGGAGACGGAGGGACATCCTGACTCAGGAAGCGATGG GGGAAGCCTTTCCAGACACAGACGCTGATGCAGACAGCCTGGCAGAAGAGATGGATGAGACCGTGGGCTCCAGTGAGTGGCTGTCCCTAACCAAGCCTCCGCAGGCCTTCTATGGTGGTCATCACAGCTGGCCAGAGACCCCTGGAGCTCTTCGGAGCAGGCGAGAAGTCCTGTCTGGTCTCTCCAGCACCTGTTGCAAGTGGGGCTGTACCAAGAGCGAAATCAGCAGCCTTTGCTAA